The genomic DNA CGGGTCGTTGCTCTGGACCAAGCAACTCGGCGGCTCGGGCTTTGAAACCATCGGCGATCTCACCACCAACGATACCGGCGAGCCGATCCTCACCGGCGGGTTCTTCGGCACCGCCGACTTCGACCCGTCCACCGATCAGTTCAAGCTCACCAGCACCCGCGGCGACGACGACACGCTCGGCGACGACGATGCGAACACCGGCGACCGTGACGCGTTCAGCTACGACACCTACGTCGTCCGCCTCGACGTGGACGGGCGCTTCGGGGGTGCAGTCAGCTTTGGGGGCGTCGGCGACGACTACGGCCAGTCGGTTCTGATCCGCGACGGCATGATCGGTGTCGCCGGGTTCTTCGAGGACACTTTCGACGGCCTTACCACCGTCGAGGACGAAGCGATCTTCATCATCGAACTCGCCGGGCTGTAAGTCAGGCGGGCCCAAGTTACGAGATCACCGACAACGATTTGGCCTTCTTCACCGCGACCTTGGCGACGTGGTCGTAGTTTTGGAAGTCGGTGAGCTCGACGTCGACGAACTGGCCGGGGTGGAGCTCGCCGGCCGGGTCGTGGACGTAGGTGACGCTGTCGATGTCCGGGGCCTGGCGGTAGGTGCGGGCGATGTAGAGCTTGCCGCCCTCGTCGACGTCGCCCTCACAGCTGTCGATGAGCACTTCCTGCGTGGAGCCGAGCATGGACTCGGCGCGAGCGAAGGCCACTTCCTGCTGGGCGAGCATGAGCTCGTCGAGTCGGCGTTGCTTGGTGTCCTCGTCGATCTGATCGGCCATGCGTCCCATCGGCGTGCCGGGCTCGGGGGAGTAGGGGAACACGCCCATCATGTCGAAGCCGAACTCGCGGACGAACTCGACGAGTTCCTGATGCTCGGCCTCGGTCTCGCCGGGAGAGCCTGCAATGAAAGTCGTGCGGATCGCGATGCCGGGGATTCGTTCGCGCAGCTTGTGCAGGAGCGTGGTCGTTTCCTCGCGGGTGACCTTGCGTTTCATGCGAGCTAGCACATCGGAGTTGATGTGCTGGAGCGGCATGTCGATGTATGGGAGCACGCGGCGACAACGGGCGATCGTGTCGATCATCTCGTCGGTGAAGCACGACGGGTAGGCGTACATGAGCCGGACCCACGCGACGTCGGTGAGATTGCGATCGAGTTCCCGGAGCAGGCCGGCGAGGCCGGGGGCGTAGCCGATGTCGGTGCCGTAGCTGGTGGTGTCCTGCCCGATCAGCAGCAGCTCGACCGCGCCGTCGGCGGCGAGTTCCTTGGCCTCGGTGACGATGTGGTCGACCGGCTTGGACCGCATGGGCCCGCGGATTGACGGGATGGTGCAGAAGCCGCAGCCCTGATTGCAGCCCTCGGACATGCGGAGGTACGCGTAGTGGCGGGGCGTGAGGCGTAGCCGACCGCGATCGTTCTCGAAGACGGCGAGCCGTTGCCCGCGCTTGCCCTCGGCCTGTTTGCGGAGCAGCGCTGCCGCCTTGGATTCATCGCCCGCCGCGAACTCCGCAGCAGGCTTCGCGTCGTCCGACAGCGCGTGGTATCTCCCGAGGAAGTGGTCCACCTCCGGCCGCTCGCCGCGCACGGCGTCGACGATGTGGTCGCGGTCGAACACGCCCACGAGGCGGTCGATGCCGGGGGCGTCGGCGAGGAGCTTGGTCTTGTGCCGCTGGACTAGGCAGCCGGCCACGACGACGCGCTTGCAAAGCCCGGCCTCCTTGCGGGCGATCGCCTCGTTGATCTCGGCCATCGACTCTTCCTTGGACGCTTCCAGGAAGCCGCAGGTGTTGATGACGATCGCGTCGGCCTCGTCGTGATCGGGCGTGACGGCGATGCCGTCCTCGGCGAGCAGGCCGAGCATGCGCTCGGAGTCGACGAGGTTCTTCGGGCAGCCGAGCGAGACGAACGCGACGGACCGGACATCTCCGTCGGCGGGGGCGGTGTCGGCAGATTGTTGCGATGAAGCGGTGGGCATGGGCTTACGGCGGGCACTGTACGCCTCGTGGCGGTCCGAATCGCGCCTGACGCGGCTAACCTGTCGTATTGAACGAAGTTGGACATATTGCTATGCTCGTAGGCATGGCCAGCCGTACGTCTCGATCTACGTCCGGTAACCGGCCCGACCGTTCCAAATCGACCCGCCGATCTTCGGCGAAGAAGCCCGACACCGTGAAAAAAACGACCAAACGCCGGTCTCCTGCCGTCTCAGGCCGCGCCGCTGCCGCCAAGCCTGCCGGGAAAACCGGCAAATCTTCGCCCGGAAAAGCAGCGGGCAAGGGTGCCGCGAAGGCAAAAGCCCCCGTGCGAAAGACCGCCAAACGCCGCACCGCTGCGGTTGCGGAAGCTCACAGCGAGCCGATCACCACGCTGGCGCGGGCGATGAAGTTCCTCGCGAGCCTCAACGACGTCGAGCGCCGCCGGATCGTTCGCTATGACGAGCGGACGTTCGACTTGCGGCGAATGCATGACCTGCTCGACGACGTCGGCAACCCGCACGACAAGATCAAGACCATCCACCTCGCCGGTACCAAGGGCAAAGGCTCGACCGCGACGATGATCGCCGCGATGCTTCGGGCCAATGGTCTGCGGGTCGGCGTCTACTCGTCGCCCCACCTGGTCGACATTCGCGAGCGGTTCACGATCGACGGCGAGATGATCAGCCAAGCCGAGTTCACCCGACTCATCGCCCAAGTCGCTCCCCACTGCGAGAACGGGCACGGCCGGGTCAGCTACTTTGATGCGCTAACCGCCGTCGCGTTCCTGCACTTCGCGAACCAGGGGGTCGACATCGCCGTGATCGAGACCGGACTCGGCGGTCGGCTCGACTCGACGAACGTCGTCACGCCGTTGGTCTCCGCCATCACCGGCATCTCGTACGACCACATGGCCCAACTGGGCAACACGCTCGGCAAGATCGCCACCGAGAAGGCCGGCATTTTCAAGAAGGGCGTTCCCGCCGTGAGCGTCCCGCAGGACGACGAGGCGAAGAAAGCCCTGCGCCGCGTGGCGAAGGAGAAGGGCGTCGAGCTCTCTGTGCTCGGCGACGAACTCGACTTTTCCTACCGGTTCGCCGCCAGCCGAACCCTCGGCGTCGATCCGCCGGCTAAGCACAACTACCTTTGCCTGCACACGCCGCACTCGGACTTCGAGCACTTTCCCGTTCCGCTCGTCGGCGAACACCAAGCGCTCAACTGTTCTCTGGCACTGGCCGTCATCGACCAGCTCAAGCAACTCGGGTACGAGTTCGACGACAGGGCGGTCATGGACGCGATGCACCACGTCGAGCTGCCCGGGCGGATGCAGATCATCCACCGCACGCCGCGCATCATCGTCGACTGCGCCCACAACGCCGCGTCGATCGACACGGTGCTCCGCGCGATCGGCCAGCACATCACCTACGACTCGCTGGTGACCATCTTCGGCTGCTGTAGCGACAAGGACATCGACGGCATGCTCGCCAAGCTCGCGTGCGGGGCCGACAAGGTCATCTTCTGTGGCATCGACTCCGTCCGCGGGGCCGATCCGCGCGATCTGGCCAAGCGTTACCAGGAGAAGTTCGGCAAAGTCTGTCAGGTTGCCGACAATCTCAGTGGCGCGATGTCGATCGCCCGTCGGGCCGTCGCGAAGGAGGACCTCATCTGCATCACCGGCAGCTTCTACCTCGTCGGCGAAGCCATCCAGGCGTGCGAGGATCAGGCGCTCGTGGTTTAAACACGCCCGTTCTTCGGACCGGCGAAATGGGTGTAGTTTTCCAAGCCATCAAGGGAGCCCGGCCGGCTCGGCAAGTCCGTACCAAGCTCGGCAAGTGTCTTGCGGGCACCGGTTGCTTCCCGCAAATACTCGGCGAGTCGTGTGACACGCAGGAACACCCGGTCGTCTTGTTGATGAGCGGTCACCTGTTCGGCGGGGATGTCGACGATCTCGGCGGCTTGGGAGACCGCGCTGACCAGCAGCGTGTGGGCACGTGCGTTGGCGAGTGTGGCGGTAGCGCCGGTCTGGGGCTGCCCTCGGACGGCCCGCGCCAGCGCCTTGGCCATCGGCGGTCGCGGGTTGCGGTTCTCGTCCGGGTTTAAGTTCGTCATGTCGCCCTGGTTTGGCGTGAACGTCGCAGCGCCATTGAAGGCAAACTCCAGCACGCCACGATCGGTGTCGATCGTGATGTGCGGCTGGATGTTGGTGTCGATCGCATGGCTGTAGTTGACGACCAGGCTGAGCTCGTTGTTACCGCGTTTCAGGCCGGCACGTAGCGAGCAGGTGTCGAAGTTCTCGATGTCATGCCGCGCCCGAAGAAGATCGGCGGTCACATGGCTGATCGCCGCGGCAGTTTCTTGAGCTGGCCCGAGTAAGAACAGGGCGATGTTCACGTAGTGGGCCATCGCATTGTTGAGCGGACTGTCGAGCACCCAAGTCCCGTCTCGCCGCATGGCACCGGCCCAGTTGTTGCGGTCGTAGTACGACTGCGGCCTCGGCCAGAGCCCGAGCACGGTGGCGTGCGTCGGGGTTCCGAACTCCCCGGCAAGCAGCCGCGCTTTCAGACTCGACGATATCGGCCGATAGACATCCTGGAATCCGATGAGCACCGCCGCCTCCGAAGCTGCCTCGGCACGCATGAGCGCGTCGTGATCGTCGATGCACCCGGCGACCGGTTTCTCGAGCATGACGGTTTTGCCTGCCGCCAACGTCGCCTCGGTCATGGGCCGATGAAGGTGGATCGGCACCGGCAGCCACACCGCCTCGGCTTCGCTCGCGAGCAGTGCATCGAACGACTCATGGACCACGCAGCCGGCATCGCCAAGCTCGGCCAGCGTTGCTTCGTGGTTCTGTGGGTCGGGTACGAACACGTCCGTGAGCCGGGTCAGTCCATCCTCACTGGCTTCCGCTTCCCGCAGCAGTTTGAGAACTTCCGCCGAGTATCCACCGAGTCCGACCAAACCGATGCGTGCCTTGTCCAACGTCTGTTCATCCGAGTCGTTCATGCGGCTCGGACCATCCCCGAACTCGGGCCGCGACTCAAGTATGCAACATCAAGATTTGATCGGCAACGTGTTTGCCGGATGATGCGAGCGATGACGCTCAAAATCATGCGCACGTTCGTTTGCCTTTGCGTTGTCACGATCGGCTGCGTACTTATCGCCGCGTCGCCTGCGGACACCGCGCGGGCAAACGTGAAAGCGGAACCGGAGTCGAAGCCGATGACAACGGTGGTCTACCGCGAAACGCCGCAAGGCCCGCTCGCTTTGGAGATATTCGAGCCGGTCGGCGATGAAGCCGGAGTGGCCCGGCCCGCGGTCGTGTTGTTTCACGGCGGCGGTTGGATGAAAGGCCGACCCCAGCAGTTTCACGCTTATGCCCGGTTCCTCGCTGCCCGTGGCATGGTTGTCATCTGCCCGGAGTATCGCGTGTCCGAGCGGCACGGCACGACGCCGTTCGAGTCCGTGGACGATGCGTTTGCCGCGTTTCGTTACGTCCGTGCCAACGCCGTGGACATGGGCATCGATCCCGAGCGGCTCGCCGCCGGTGGCGGTTCGGCCGGCGGTCATCTCGCGGCCGCTCTCGCCACGATCGACCCCGCCACCTTCTCACCGGAAACCGACGCCGCGATCGATCCGGTCCCCGACGCGCTGGTGCTGCTCAATCCGGTCTACGACAACAGCCCCGATGGCTATGGGCACGACCGGATTGGTGATCGGTACGAAGCGTTTTCGCCGCTGCACAGCATCAATGCGGACATGCCCCCGACGATCGTGTTGCTTGGTGACGAGGACAAGCTCATCCCCGTGGCCACCGCCGAACGCTTCCGCGACGAGCAACGGGTAGTCGG from Planctomycetota bacterium includes the following:
- a CDS encoding Gfo/Idh/MocA family oxidoreductase, which encodes MNDSDEQTLDKARIGLVGLGGYSAEVLKLLREAEASEDGLTRLTDVFVPDPQNHEATLAELGDAGCVVHESFDALLASEAEAVWLPVPIHLHRPMTEATLAAGKTVMLEKPVAGCIDDHDALMRAEAASEAAVLIGFQDVYRPISSSLKARLLAGEFGTPTHATVLGLWPRPQSYYDRNNWAGAMRRDGTWVLDSPLNNAMAHYVNIALFLLGPAQETAAAISHVTADLLRARHDIENFDTCSLRAGLKRGNNELSLVVNYSHAIDTNIQPHITIDTDRGVLEFAFNGAATFTPNQGDMTNLNPDENRNPRPPMAKALARAVRGQPQTGATATLANARAHTLLVSAVSQAAEIVDIPAEQVTAHQQDDRVFLRVTRLAEYLREATGARKTLAELGTDLPSRPGSLDGLENYTHFAGPKNGRV
- a CDS encoding folylpolyglutamate synthase/dihydrofolate synthase family protein, translated to MRKTAKRRTAAVAEAHSEPITTLARAMKFLASLNDVERRRIVRYDERTFDLRRMHDLLDDVGNPHDKIKTIHLAGTKGKGSTATMIAAMLRANGLRVGVYSSPHLVDIRERFTIDGEMISQAEFTRLIAQVAPHCENGHGRVSYFDALTAVAFLHFANQGVDIAVIETGLGGRLDSTNVVTPLVSAITGISYDHMAQLGNTLGKIATEKAGIFKKGVPAVSVPQDDEAKKALRRVAKEKGVELSVLGDELDFSYRFAASRTLGVDPPAKHNYLCLHTPHSDFEHFPVPLVGEHQALNCSLALAVIDQLKQLGYEFDDRAVMDAMHHVELPGRMQIIHRTPRIIVDCAHNAASIDTVLRAIGQHITYDSLVTIFGCCSDKDIDGMLAKLACGADKVIFCGIDSVRGADPRDLAKRYQEKFGKVCQVADNLSGAMSIARRAVAKEDLICITGSFYLVGEAIQACEDQALVV
- a CDS encoding alpha/beta hydrolase; the protein is MTLKIMRTFVCLCVVTIGCVLIAASPADTARANVKAEPESKPMTTVVYRETPQGPLALEIFEPVGDEAGVARPAVVLFHGGGWMKGRPQQFHAYARFLAARGMVVICPEYRVSERHGTTPFESVDDAFAAFRYVRANAVDMGIDPERLAAGGGSAGGHLAAALATIDPATFSPETDAAIDPVPDALVLLNPVYDNSPDGYGHDRIGDRYEAFSPLHSINADMPPTIVLLGDEDKLIPVATAERFRDEQRVVGVRSELVIYPGADHGFFNRGRQPDGERYFRLVCGEIEAFFVSLDWIASADSE
- the rimO gene encoding 30S ribosomal protein S12 methylthiotransferase RimO, producing the protein MPTASSQQSADTAPADGDVRSVAFVSLGCPKNLVDSERMLGLLAEDGIAVTPDHDEADAIVINTCGFLEASKEESMAEINEAIARKEAGLCKRVVVAGCLVQRHKTKLLADAPGIDRLVGVFDRDHIVDAVRGERPEVDHFLGRYHALSDDAKPAAEFAAGDESKAAALLRKQAEGKRGQRLAVFENDRGRLRLTPRHYAYLRMSEGCNQGCGFCTIPSIRGPMRSKPVDHIVTEAKELAADGAVELLLIGQDTTSYGTDIGYAPGLAGLLRELDRNLTDVAWVRLMYAYPSCFTDEMIDTIARCRRVLPYIDMPLQHINSDVLARMKRKVTREETTTLLHKLRERIPGIAIRTTFIAGSPGETEAEHQELVEFVREFGFDMMGVFPYSPEPGTPMGRMADQIDEDTKQRRLDELMLAQQEVAFARAESMLGSTQEVLIDSCEGDVDEGGKLYIARTYRQAPDIDSVTYVHDPAGELHPGQFVDVELTDFQNYDHVAKVAVKKAKSLSVIS